The Mustelus asterias chromosome 23, sMusAst1.hap1.1, whole genome shotgun sequence genome window below encodes:
- the LOC144510889 gene encoding uncharacterized protein LOC144510889 isoform X4, which produces MFKTDIEATHSKSVKSKKQIEINIIVNQNQEYEKKNKFKREKKKRRKAEMREIPVEASDADVCHDPKRAKKKKSKSKRSNVGEEEQDSKIEKKISKKSPRESEIDKDISDGLKKKKKRKKNIQPDDVSDPQNISEQCKRNICEEDPSRIQGESEGNKKKKRKNNVDMEGGLSKNIKTSNGTPDKVCKTLKISCVAEASSVKKRKKKKQSHSVDTNTSEDEKPMKKRKRDRNIDEPEAGSDNLKVADSRRQKDEQKLDNLSSTTDRTHAKKRKKEKLHTEEPERAHKGETLPVEKVMRVEQIGNEMEYSTKSGKKRKRLIEAEGEGIATSDRERLKLDAANSVCKLQNSPVTTKGKKQKTTFNVGESVETEKIKRKKKEISSGIHVCKVKEELCDDDDLLIMSEKKGNIFEVKIDKARRQALQEEIDRESGKTGTLETKVSPEIKPRGLAPGNTKSTLGIFVTLFGCKLHFSSELM; this is translated from the exons ATGTTCAAAACTGACATTGAAGCAACTCATTCAAAATCAGTAAAAAGTAAAAAGCAAATTGAAATAAACATTATTGTCAACCAAAACCAAGAATATGAGAAGAAAAACAAgtttaaaagagaaaaaaagaaaaggAGAAAGGCTGAAATGAGAGAGATTCCAGTGGAAGCCAGTGATGCTGATGTGTGCCATGATCCAAAGAGagcaaagaaaaagaaaagcaaaTCTAAAAGGTCAAACGTTGGAGAGGAGGAACAAGACTCCAAGATTGAGAAAAAAATATCAAAGAAGAGTCCACGAGAAAGTGAAATTGACAAAGACATATCTGATGGtttgaaaaagaaaaagaaaagaaaaaagaacaTTCAGCCAGATGATGTATCTGACCCTCAAAATATTTCAGAGCAATGTAAAAGAAATATCTGTGAGGAGGACCCAAGCAGAATTCAGGGTGAAAGCGAGGGTAATAagaagaaaaagagaaaaaacaATGTTGATATGGAAGGAGGATTATCTAAAAATATTAAAACTTCAAATGGGACTCCAGACAAAGTGTGTAAAACGCTAAAAATATCTTGTGTTGCTGAAGCCAGTAGTGTgaagaaaaggaaaaagaaaaagcAATCTCATTCGGTAGATACTAACACATCTGAAGATGAGAAACCAATGAAGAAACGGAAAAGAGACCGAAATATTGATGAGCCTGAAGCTGGGAGTGACAACCTGAAAGTAGCAGACTCAAGGAGGCAAAAAGATGAACAAAAACTGGACAATTTGAGCAGTACTACAGACAGAACACATGCAAAAAAGCGAAAGAAAGAAAAGCTGCATACTGAGGAACCAGAAAGAGCACACAAAGGAGAAACCTTACCAGTGGAGAAGGTGATGAGAGTGGAGCAAATAGGAAATGAGATGGAATACAGCACTAAATCTGgcaagaaaaggaaaagattaattGAAGCTGAGGGGGAAGGAATTGCAACatcggacagagagagactgaagcTAGACGCAGCTAACAGTGTTTGTAAATTGCAGAACTCCCCCGTGACTACAAAAGGGAAAAAGCAGAAGACCACATTCAATGTTGGAGAATCTGTAGAAACTGAAAAGAttaaaaggaaaaagaaagagaTCTCATCTGGGATACATGTTTGTAAA GTAAAAGAGGAATTATGCGACGATGATGATTTGCTGATTATGTCTGAAAAGAAAGGGAATATCTTTGAAGTGAAAATAGACAAG GCCAGGCGGCAAGCTTTGCAAGAAGAAATTGACAGAGAATCTGGCAAAACCGGTACTTTAGAAACTAAAGTTTCCCCAGAAATCAAACCAAGA GGTTTGGCACCAGGAAACACAAAATCTACATTGGGGATTTTTGTAACATTATTCGGTTGTAAGCTGCATTTCTCAAGCGAGTTGATGTAA